Below is a genomic region from Alphaproteobacteria bacterium.
ATGAAGAAGCTGTTCGCGATTTTCGCGCTCGCCGGGACGCTCGTCGCAGCGACCGCATGCAATACGGTTCGCGGCGCCGGCGAGGACGTCGAATCCGCCGCCAACGCGGTCGACAACGCGACCTGAGGCCGAATGCGGCATTTCTGCTTGCGGGGCGCCTTCGGGCGCCCCTTTTTTATGCGGCCTGCCTGGCGCGCCGGCGCTCGGTGAACCAGATGGCGACCAGCGAAAGCTCGTAGAGCAGAACCATCGGCACGGCGAGCAGGAGCTGGGAAACCACGTCGGGCGGCGTGAGGACCGCGGCGGCGACGAAAGCGACGACGATCGCGTAGCGCCGCCCGCGCTTCAGCTGGGCCCGGCTAAC
It encodes:
- a CDS encoding entericidin A/B family lipoprotein, with product MKKLFAIFALAGTLVAATACNTVRGAGEDVESAANAVDNAT